The following are encoded together in the Sphaerodactylus townsendi isolate TG3544 linkage group LG12, MPM_Stown_v2.3, whole genome shotgun sequence genome:
- the FGF17 gene encoding fibroblast growth factor 17 isoform X4, with the protein MRSWMLGQDKLIRNISALKKCSTTFNVLLLHPLHVIISRILQLCFRSQDMKSQAKLIVETDTFGSRVRIKGAESETYICMNKKGKLIGKMNGESKDCVFTEIVLENNYTAFQNARHEGWCMAFTRKGRPRKASRSQQNQREAHFIKRLYQGQLLFPNNPQRQKQFEFVSSSSPTRRTKRTRGRQARA; encoded by the exons ATGAGGAGTTGGATGCTGGGACAGGACAAGTTGATCCGTAACATTAGTGCCTTGAAAAAATGCTCAACAACATTTAATGTTTTGTTGCTTCACC CGCTACATGTGATCATCTCTAGGATTCTGCAGCTCTGCTTTAGGTCTCAGGACATGAAATCCCAAG CAAAGCTGATTGTTGAAACAGACACCTTTGGGAGCCGAGTGCGCATCAAAGGAGCAGAGAGTGAGACCTATATCTGCATGAACAAGAAAGGGAAGCTCATTGGCAAA atgaaTGGAGAGAGCAAGGACTGCGTCTTCACCGAGATCGTTCTGGAGAACAACTACACTGCTTTCCAGAATGCCCGTCACGAGGGCTGGTGCATGGCCTTCACTCGCAAGGGCCGTCCCCGCAAGGCCTCCCGGAGCCAGCAGAACCAGCGCGAGGCACACTTCATCAAACGCCTCTACCAAGGCCAGTTGCTGTTTCCCAACAATCCCCAACGCCAGAAACAGTTTGAGTTCGTAAGTTCTTCCTCCCCAACTCGCAGGACAAAGCGCACCCGCGGACGCCAGGCGCGAGCTTAA
- the FGF17 gene encoding fibroblast growth factor 17 isoform X3 has product MLPLSLQMFSICFQLLILSCQSQYVRDQGAMTDQLSRRQIREYQLYSRTSGKHVQVNGKRIIATAEDGNKFAKLIVETDTFGSRVRIKGAESETYICMNKKGKLIGKMNGESKDCVFTEIVLENNYTAFQNARHEGWCMAFTRKGRPRKASRSQQNQREAHFIKRLYQGQLLFPNNPQRQKQFEFVSSSSPTRRTKRTRGRQARA; this is encoded by the exons ATGCTGCCCTTAAGCCTTCAAATGTTTTCCAT ATGTTTCCAGCTGCTAATCCTTTCCTGTCAATCCCAG TACGTGAGGGACCAGGGTGCCATGACAGACCAGCTGAGTCGGAGGCAGATCAGGGAGTACCAGCTGTACAGCCGGACCAGTGGGAAGCATGTCCAGGTGAACGGCAAAAGGATCATTGCCACAGCTGAAGATGGCAACAAGTTCG CAAAGCTGATTGTTGAAACAGACACCTTTGGGAGCCGAGTGCGCATCAAAGGAGCAGAGAGTGAGACCTATATCTGCATGAACAAGAAAGGGAAGCTCATTGGCAAA atgaaTGGAGAGAGCAAGGACTGCGTCTTCACCGAGATCGTTCTGGAGAACAACTACACTGCTTTCCAGAATGCCCGTCACGAGGGCTGGTGCATGGCCTTCACTCGCAAGGGCCGTCCCCGCAAGGCCTCCCGGAGCCAGCAGAACCAGCGCGAGGCACACTTCATCAAACGCCTCTACCAAGGCCAGTTGCTGTTTCCCAACAATCCCCAACGCCAGAAACAGTTTGAGTTCGTAAGTTCTTCCTCCCCAACTCGCAGGACAAAGCGCACCCGCGGACGCCAGGCGCGAGCTTAA
- the FGF17 gene encoding fibroblast growth factor 17 isoform X2: MCQSFAKRCFQLLILSCQSQGENQSSPNFNQYVRDQGAMTDQLSRRQIREYQLYSRTSGKHVQVNGKRIIATAEDGNKFAKLIVETDTFGSRVRIKGAESETYICMNKKGKLIGKMNGESKDCVFTEIVLENNYTAFQNARHEGWCMAFTRKGRPRKASRSQQNQREAHFIKRLYQGQLLFPNNPQRQKQFEFVSSSSPTRRTKRTRGRQARA, encoded by the exons ATGTGCCAATCTTTTGCAAAGAG ATGTTTCCAGCTGCTAATCCTTTCCTGTCAATCCCAG GGGGAGAATCAATCGTCTCCTAATTTTAACCAGTACGTGAGGGACCAGGGTGCCATGACAGACCAGCTGAGTCGGAGGCAGATCAGGGAGTACCAGCTGTACAGCCGGACCAGTGGGAAGCATGTCCAGGTGAACGGCAAAAGGATCATTGCCACAGCTGAAGATGGCAACAAGTTCG CAAAGCTGATTGTTGAAACAGACACCTTTGGGAGCCGAGTGCGCATCAAAGGAGCAGAGAGTGAGACCTATATCTGCATGAACAAGAAAGGGAAGCTCATTGGCAAA atgaaTGGAGAGAGCAAGGACTGCGTCTTCACCGAGATCGTTCTGGAGAACAACTACACTGCTTTCCAGAATGCCCGTCACGAGGGCTGGTGCATGGCCTTCACTCGCAAGGGCCGTCCCCGCAAGGCCTCCCGGAGCCAGCAGAACCAGCGCGAGGCACACTTCATCAAACGCCTCTACCAAGGCCAGTTGCTGTTTCCCAACAATCCCCAACGCCAGAAACAGTTTGAGTTCGTAAGTTCTTCCTCCCCAACTCGCAGGACAAAGCGCACCCGCGGACGCCAGGCGCGAGCTTAA
- the FGF17 gene encoding fibroblast growth factor 17 isoform X1, producing the protein MLPLSLQMFSICFQLLILSCQSQGENQSSPNFNQYVRDQGAMTDQLSRRQIREYQLYSRTSGKHVQVNGKRIIATAEDGNKFAKLIVETDTFGSRVRIKGAESETYICMNKKGKLIGKMNGESKDCVFTEIVLENNYTAFQNARHEGWCMAFTRKGRPRKASRSQQNQREAHFIKRLYQGQLLFPNNPQRQKQFEFVSSSSPTRRTKRTRGRQARA; encoded by the exons ATGCTGCCCTTAAGCCTTCAAATGTTTTCCAT ATGTTTCCAGCTGCTAATCCTTTCCTGTCAATCCCAG GGGGAGAATCAATCGTCTCCTAATTTTAACCAGTACGTGAGGGACCAGGGTGCCATGACAGACCAGCTGAGTCGGAGGCAGATCAGGGAGTACCAGCTGTACAGCCGGACCAGTGGGAAGCATGTCCAGGTGAACGGCAAAAGGATCATTGCCACAGCTGAAGATGGCAACAAGTTCG CAAAGCTGATTGTTGAAACAGACACCTTTGGGAGCCGAGTGCGCATCAAAGGAGCAGAGAGTGAGACCTATATCTGCATGAACAAGAAAGGGAAGCTCATTGGCAAA atgaaTGGAGAGAGCAAGGACTGCGTCTTCACCGAGATCGTTCTGGAGAACAACTACACTGCTTTCCAGAATGCCCGTCACGAGGGCTGGTGCATGGCCTTCACTCGCAAGGGCCGTCCCCGCAAGGCCTCCCGGAGCCAGCAGAACCAGCGCGAGGCACACTTCATCAAACGCCTCTACCAAGGCCAGTTGCTGTTTCCCAACAATCCCCAACGCCAGAAACAGTTTGAGTTCGTAAGTTCTTCCTCCCCAACTCGCAGGACAAAGCGCACCCGCGGACGCCAGGCGCGAGCTTAA
- the FGF17 gene encoding fibroblast growth factor 17 isoform X5 yields MTDQLSRRQIREYQLYSRTSGKHVQVNGKRIIATAEDGNKFAKLIVETDTFGSRVRIKGAESETYICMNKKGKLIGKMNGESKDCVFTEIVLENNYTAFQNARHEGWCMAFTRKGRPRKASRSQQNQREAHFIKRLYQGQLLFPNNPQRQKQFEFVSSSSPTRRTKRTRGRQARA; encoded by the exons ATGACAGACCAGCTGAGTCGGAGGCAGATCAGGGAGTACCAGCTGTACAGCCGGACCAGTGGGAAGCATGTCCAGGTGAACGGCAAAAGGATCATTGCCACAGCTGAAGATGGCAACAAGTTCG CAAAGCTGATTGTTGAAACAGACACCTTTGGGAGCCGAGTGCGCATCAAAGGAGCAGAGAGTGAGACCTATATCTGCATGAACAAGAAAGGGAAGCTCATTGGCAAA atgaaTGGAGAGAGCAAGGACTGCGTCTTCACCGAGATCGTTCTGGAGAACAACTACACTGCTTTCCAGAATGCCCGTCACGAGGGCTGGTGCATGGCCTTCACTCGCAAGGGCCGTCCCCGCAAGGCCTCCCGGAGCCAGCAGAACCAGCGCGAGGCACACTTCATCAAACGCCTCTACCAAGGCCAGTTGCTGTTTCCCAACAATCCCCAACGCCAGAAACAGTTTGAGTTCGTAAGTTCTTCCTCCCCAACTCGCAGGACAAAGCGCACCCGCGGACGCCAGGCGCGAGCTTAA
- the PBDC1 gene encoding protein PBDC1 — MAAHAGGGLSAVDVREAAAALSLPAEAFGNDPAVEMLWAMKAHQHAEVYENLISAVDPKFLKLTKADDQIYTEFRKHFKDLKIDVLDLEDLKSESAKEKWRPFCLQFDGVVEDFNYGTLLRLDCSKGYLEDNTVFATRIQFFAIEIARNREGYNSVVYNRAKEARSSQDEVSSG; from the exons ATGGCGGCTCACGCGGGGGGCGGCCTGAGCGCTGTG GATGTCCGGGAAGCCGCCGCGGCGCTTTCGCTGCCGGCCGAGGCCTTCGGCAACGAT CCCGCCGTGGAGATGCTGTGGGCCATGAAGGCGCACCAGCACGCTGAAGTCTACGAGAAC CTCATTTCTGCAGTTGATCCCAAGTTCCTGAAACTTACCAAAGCTGATGACCAGATTTATACAGAATTCAGGAAGCACTTTAAAGACCTTAAAATTGATGTCCTTGACCTTGAGGATCTTAAATCTGAATCTGCTAAAGAG AAATGGCGCCCCTTCTGCTTACAGTTTGATGGGGTAGTTGAAGACTTTAACTATGGCACCCTCCTACGGCTGGACTGCAGCAAAGGTTACTTGGAAGACAACACTGTATTTG CCACCAGGATCCAGTTCTTCGCCATAGAAATAGCCCGCAATCGGGAGGGCTACAACAGTGTTGTTTACAACAGGGCCAAGGAAGCTAGATCATCACAAGACGAAGTTAGCTCTGGGTGA